The proteins below are encoded in one region of Cetobacterium somerae ATCC BAA-474:
- a CDS encoding sensor histidine kinase: MKRDSLSKKIFLYSALIIVIAMSISYTISVFFLERHFISERKEEFPKIAREVEYLISNSKNLDLENYIKNLKEKKDITVLIMAEGEKKWINNRGGSGSGFLIENLESKKFFIKNQRLTEAKILLYNEKIKNRWVSIRTSLSILNYYKKEIGYFNLLGAFIAIFISLIFGKLFSKKFVRDIEILQNNTKEISKLNFKSNLEIKRDDELGELSENIKVMSEKLEIAINDLESFVSNTSHELKTPITIISSKVQVLMKNENVDLETLETYKTILRESYYTKELISKLLILSKLDVLKSIKNEKVELKELILKIVERYDYIELSKNLIVNLDIEETKVCIDKEFLQIALENIIQNSLKYSEDDKEVNIELKNNILKVTNKMLPNKNMDLEKIFIPFNRGENFSRIDGNGLGLTLVKKIFLLLN; this comes from the coding sequence TTGAAGAGAGATAGTTTATCAAAGAAAATTTTTCTGTATTCAGCATTAATAATAGTAATTGCAATGAGTATAAGCTACACTATAAGTGTATTTTTTTTAGAACGTCATTTTATTTCAGAAAGGAAAGAGGAGTTTCCTAAAATCGCAAGAGAAGTTGAGTATTTAATCTCTAATAGTAAAAATCTAGATTTAGAGAATTATATAAAAAACTTAAAAGAAAAAAAAGATATAACAGTTTTAATTATGGCTGAAGGTGAAAAAAAGTGGATAAATAATAGAGGTGGGAGCGGAAGTGGTTTTTTAATTGAAAATTTAGAGAGTAAAAAATTCTTTATAAAAAATCAAAGGCTGACAGAAGCTAAAATTTTATTATATAATGAAAAAATTAAAAATAGATGGGTGTCTATAAGAACCTCGTTATCCATTTTAAATTATTATAAAAAAGAGATTGGTTATTTTAATTTATTAGGTGCTTTTATAGCAATTTTTATAAGTTTAATTTTTGGAAAATTATTTTCTAAGAAGTTTGTAAGAGATATAGAAATATTGCAAAATAATACAAAAGAGATATCCAAATTGAATTTTAAATCTAACTTAGAAATAAAAAGAGATGATGAATTAGGTGAGCTTAGCGAAAATATAAAGGTAATGAGTGAAAAATTAGAAATAGCAATCAATGATTTAGAATCATTTGTCTCTAATACATCTCATGAATTAAAAACTCCAATTACAATAATTTCATCTAAAGTTCAAGTTTTAATGAAAAATGAAAATGTAGATTTAGAGACATTAGAAACTTATAAAACTATACTAAGAGAGAGCTATTATACTAAAGAATTAATTTCAAAGCTATTAATTTTATCAAAATTGGATGTTTTAAAAAGTATAAAAAATGAAAAAGTTGAATTAAAAGAGTTGATTCTAAAAATAGTAGAACGTTATGATTATATAGAGCTTTCTAAAAATTTAATTGTCAATTTAGATATAGAGGAAACAAAAGTATGTATAGATAAAGAATTTTTACAAATTGCATTGGAGAATATAATTCAAAATAGTCTAAAGTATTCTGAAGATGATAAAGAGGTAAATATAGAGTTAAAAAATAATATCTTAAAAGTAACAAATAAAATGTTACCAAATAAAAATATGGATTTAGAAAAAATATTTATTCCTTTTAATAGAGGAGAAAACTTTTCAAGAATAGATGGAAATGGTTTAGGCTTAACTTTAGTAAAAAAAATATTTTTATTATTAAATA